Proteins encoded together in one Mycobacterium simiae window:
- a CDS encoding alpha/beta hydrolase fold domain-containing protein produces MSWQMHAIATYGRLVRRPRTYATERSARAFLNRAKKSGKPPSRVATSARYHLTSTTVSGFGCYTVQSAGGEPIPERGPSVIYVHGGAYVNQIEPAHWKLVCSIADATRRPVHVPLYGLAPQHHADEAVQFVGQVISRAAHNGPTYLAGDSSGAGLALAATQATISAGATPPLGLTLISPWLDIALTNPAIPTLAKRDPWLAVPGLRECGRVWAGHLAADDYRVSPIFGALDNLPPIDLYIGDRDIFVADCRRLRDSIGTSRITYHEQPGAIHVYPLLPVPEAKPARRALFSHIDAALMKSEEL; encoded by the coding sequence ATGTCTTGGCAGATGCATGCCATCGCTACCTACGGGCGACTCGTCCGCCGGCCTCGCACCTATGCAACGGAGCGGAGCGCGCGCGCTTTTCTCAACCGGGCCAAGAAAAGCGGCAAACCACCCTCTCGGGTCGCAACGTCCGCTCGTTACCACCTGACCAGCACCACCGTGAGCGGGTTCGGTTGCTACACAGTGCAATCAGCGGGCGGAGAACCCATTCCTGAACGCGGACCGTCGGTGATCTACGTCCACGGGGGCGCCTACGTCAACCAGATCGAACCCGCGCACTGGAAACTCGTCTGCTCGATCGCCGACGCGACCCGACGCCCCGTACACGTCCCGCTCTACGGACTCGCGCCGCAGCATCATGCCGACGAAGCGGTCCAATTCGTCGGGCAGGTGATCAGCCGAGCCGCGCACAATGGGCCCACGTATCTGGCCGGCGACTCCTCCGGTGCCGGCCTCGCGCTCGCCGCGACCCAGGCGACCATCAGCGCCGGCGCCACCCCGCCGCTGGGGCTCACCCTGATCAGTCCCTGGCTCGACATCGCACTGACCAATCCCGCCATCCCGACCCTGGCCAAGCGCGACCCCTGGCTCGCGGTTCCCGGCCTACGTGAGTGCGGCCGCGTGTGGGCCGGACACCTCGCAGCGGATGATTACCGGGTCAGTCCCATCTTCGGTGCGCTGGACAACCTTCCACCGATCGACCTCTACATCGGCGACCGCGACATCTTCGTCGCCGACTGCCGTCGGCTGCGGGACAGCATTGGCACCAGCCGCATCACCTACCATGAGCAACCCGGGGCAATTCACGTCTACCCGCTGCTGCCCGTTCCGGAAGCCAAGCCCGCCCGCCGTGCACTGTTCAGCCACATCGATGCCGCCCTCATGAAAAGTGAGGAACTTTGA
- a CDS encoding PucR family transcriptional regulator, with product MLQQRPSAVLVDRVRQRSGEIVTKVLTLLRTEVPDYLPSSDDSGESVRDNIADYLEEMLDWIDRGAEPGHPSFDSAIRHRASQGLTLSNLLHAYRLGAAAIWDELARLAATGEIDKEALIAATPSIFAWMNTNSLRAHAVFREIDIRDARRNEQVRAALLDTVLFNESSMGAPFWDAVAALGLPRTGQLTIIAASSAEPSVQHPPPDIETLISAHSAVYDSWFRLTSHAQLGVVSLRRNRADALDGIASDICADIRVTIGLSSPFTDIADCSKARAQAQVAASACSTGRPTIRYDRDVMAVLLASSPDAAASVVTATLGPVLELPIERREPILTAVYTWLQRGQSVAATADELHCHRNTVNYRLRRFAELTGRPLADNFWLAQVALALEAARA from the coding sequence ATGTTGCAGCAGCGACCGTCAGCAGTCCTCGTCGATCGTGTGCGGCAACGTTCCGGCGAGATCGTGACGAAGGTGCTGACTCTGCTTCGCACGGAGGTCCCGGACTACCTTCCCAGCAGTGACGACAGCGGCGAATCTGTCCGCGACAACATCGCCGATTATCTGGAAGAGATGCTCGACTGGATTGACCGGGGTGCTGAACCCGGCCATCCCAGTTTCGATTCCGCCATTCGTCACCGTGCTAGCCAAGGTCTGACTTTGTCGAATCTGTTGCACGCCTACCGCCTAGGGGCGGCAGCCATCTGGGACGAGCTCGCGCGCCTAGCCGCCACCGGCGAAATCGACAAGGAGGCCCTCATTGCGGCGACACCGTCAATATTCGCCTGGATGAACACCAATTCGCTCCGCGCACATGCAGTATTCCGCGAGATCGACATCCGCGACGCGCGACGCAACGAACAAGTTCGCGCGGCCCTGCTCGACACTGTGCTGTTCAACGAGTCCAGCATGGGAGCGCCATTCTGGGATGCGGTCGCCGCCCTCGGCCTCCCGCGGACAGGTCAACTCACGATCATCGCGGCCTCCAGCGCAGAGCCCTCAGTCCAGCATCCGCCTCCCGACATCGAAACGCTGATCTCGGCGCACTCCGCTGTTTACGACTCGTGGTTTCGCCTCACGTCGCATGCGCAACTGGGGGTGGTCTCGCTTCGGCGGAACCGCGCCGACGCCCTCGATGGCATTGCCAGCGACATCTGCGCCGACATACGTGTCACGATCGGCCTCAGCAGCCCCTTCACCGATATCGCTGACTGCTCGAAGGCCCGCGCTCAAGCTCAAGTCGCCGCTTCCGCTTGCTCGACGGGTCGCCCGACCATTCGCTACGACCGCGATGTCATGGCAGTGTTGCTGGCCAGCTCGCCGGACGCCGCCGCATCCGTAGTGACAGCCACACTGGGCCCCGTGCTCGAGCTGCCGATTGAACGGCGCGAACCAATCCTCACCGCGGTGTACACCTGGCTACAGCGCGGCCAGTCAGTCGCGGCTACCGCCGACGAGCTGCATTGTCACCGCAATACCGTCAACTACCGGTTGCGCCGGTTCGCCGAACTCACCGGACGGCCGCTGGCCGACAATTTCTGGCTGGCCCAAGTCGCATTGGCACTGGAAGCCGCACGCGCTTAG
- a CDS encoding alpha/beta hydrolase — translation MNAAPEQTIVLVHGLWMTPFAWEDWVARYRARGFTVLTPGYPGVAPGPGGVAALRENPAPLADLGVREVVDHLAELIEELAEPPILMGHSFGGTFVQLLLDAGYGRAGVSIDGAAVKGIKALPFSEVRATFPVLSNPANLHRAVPITAEQFHYAFTNTLTEAESANAYERYAVPVPARILFQGGLANVTPHAATTYNFANDDRAPLLFIAGGHDHILPPAVQHENYTENAKHSAAITAYKLFPERDHFTCGAPGWEEVADFALSWALNPVPGELD, via the coding sequence ATGAACGCCGCCCCTGAGCAGACCATCGTTTTGGTCCACGGCCTGTGGATGACACCGTTTGCGTGGGAGGACTGGGTCGCGCGTTACCGCGCTCGCGGTTTCACCGTCCTGACACCCGGCTACCCCGGCGTGGCTCCCGGCCCGGGAGGGGTCGCCGCGCTGCGCGAAAATCCGGCACCCTTGGCCGACCTCGGGGTGCGGGAGGTCGTCGACCACCTCGCCGAGCTCATCGAGGAACTCGCCGAGCCGCCGATCTTGATGGGCCATTCGTTCGGCGGCACCTTCGTGCAGCTCCTGCTCGACGCCGGTTATGGGCGGGCCGGGGTGTCGATCGACGGTGCCGCTGTGAAAGGCATTAAAGCGCTGCCGTTCTCCGAGGTCCGGGCTACATTTCCGGTATTGAGTAACCCTGCCAACCTGCACCGCGCGGTGCCCATCACAGCCGAGCAATTCCATTACGCGTTCACCAACACACTCACCGAAGCCGAATCCGCGAACGCCTATGAGCGGTACGCGGTTCCGGTACCGGCGCGCATCTTGTTCCAGGGCGGCCTTGCCAACGTCACGCCCCACGCGGCCACCACATACAACTTCGCCAACGACGACCGCGCGCCACTGCTGTTCATCGCCGGCGGCCACGACCACATCCTGCCGCCCGCAGTGCAGCACGAGAACTACACGGAAAACGCCAAACACTCGGCCGCGATCACCGCCTACAAGCTCTTCCCTGAGCGAGACCACTTCACTTGCGGCGCACCGGGATGGGAAGAAGTCGCCGACTTCGCCTTGAGCTGGGCGCTGAACCCCGTGCCCGGGGAACTCGACTGA
- the mdlC gene encoding benzoylformate decarboxylase: MTTVRDAIIDLFRSHNLTTWFGNPGSSELALLQDFPDDFRYFLGLQEMIPVGMADAYAQVTARPALVNLHTAPGMGNAQGQIYNAYVNKTPLIITAGNQRRNMQNQYCLLTNHEPTTTPKPFVKWAAEPAIASESPAVLARAIHLATTPPMGPVFVSLPMDDMPVELTDDQLADIAVVRDRTVTHATGFPTELAEQVGAQLDAATSPAIIVGGDIDRYDAYDAVIELAERTESPVYTAPLTGWSGFPENHRLYHGALPPGAGWISGLLAGHDLILTIGTPVFRYYPLVPGPYLPEGARLIQITNDPDEAARAPVGDAIVADIRTATKALAAAVKPTQRSAPAPRAAVPERISEQVPLKPADLWTAVAHAAPADTLWVSEAGSNEIAMTNSIRPGNPRSHLSAAGGGLGWGLPASVGAQIAAPDRPVVSCMGDGSIHYAITALWSAARYNIPLTVVVASNAEYGVVKEFGVWEKTPNVPGLDIPGLDIVATAASYGVDAHEAQSSDEVYELIKAGIADRDRPTLINARTTPVPGGFGS; this comes from the coding sequence ATGACCACCGTGCGCGACGCCATCATCGACCTGTTCCGCTCACACAATTTGACCACCTGGTTCGGCAACCCCGGCTCGTCGGAATTGGCTCTGCTGCAAGACTTTCCCGACGACTTCCGCTACTTCCTGGGCCTGCAGGAGATGATCCCGGTCGGGATGGCCGACGCCTACGCGCAAGTCACCGCCCGCCCGGCCCTGGTCAATCTGCACACCGCCCCGGGCATGGGTAACGCGCAAGGCCAGATCTACAACGCCTACGTCAACAAGACACCGCTGATCATCACCGCGGGCAACCAGCGCCGCAACATGCAAAACCAGTACTGCCTGCTCACCAATCACGAACCCACCACCACACCAAAGCCATTCGTGAAATGGGCTGCCGAGCCAGCCATCGCCAGTGAGTCACCGGCCGTCCTGGCTCGGGCGATCCACCTGGCCACCACCCCACCGATGGGACCGGTGTTCGTCTCGCTGCCGATGGACGACATGCCGGTCGAACTGACCGACGACCAGCTCGCCGATATCGCGGTGGTGCGCGATCGCACCGTGACCCACGCGACGGGTTTTCCGACCGAGCTGGCCGAGCAGGTCGGTGCACAACTCGACGCAGCCACCTCGCCGGCGATCATCGTCGGCGGCGACATCGACCGCTACGACGCCTATGACGCGGTGATCGAGCTGGCCGAGCGCACCGAATCACCCGTCTACACCGCGCCTTTGACCGGCTGGAGTGGGTTCCCGGAAAATCACCGGCTCTATCACGGCGCGCTACCCCCGGGGGCGGGCTGGATCTCTGGGCTTCTCGCCGGCCACGACCTGATCCTCACGATCGGTACGCCGGTGTTCCGCTATTACCCGTTGGTGCCCGGGCCGTACCTGCCTGAGGGTGCTCGCTTGATCCAGATCACCAACGATCCCGACGAGGCCGCCCGCGCCCCCGTCGGCGACGCGATTGTCGCCGACATTCGCACCGCCACAAAGGCGTTGGCGGCGGCGGTGAAACCCACTCAGCGCTCCGCGCCCGCGCCCCGCGCCGCGGTCCCCGAGCGGATCTCGGAGCAGGTACCGCTCAAGCCCGCGGATCTGTGGACCGCCGTCGCTCACGCCGCACCCGCGGACACGCTGTGGGTCAGCGAAGCCGGCAGCAACGAGATCGCCATGACCAACAGCATCCGTCCGGGCAATCCACGGTCACATCTGTCGGCCGCCGGCGGTGGGCTCGGCTGGGGCCTGCCAGCATCGGTCGGCGCGCAAATCGCGGCCCCCGATCGTCCGGTCGTGTCGTGCATGGGTGACGGCTCCATCCACTACGCGATCACCGCGCTGTGGAGCGCGGCACGCTACAACATTCCCCTCACGGTAGTGGTCGCGTCCAACGCCGAATATGGCGTGGTCAAAGAATTCGGTGTCTGGGAAAAGACCCCGAACGTTCCCGGACTCGACATCCCCGGCCTCGACATCGTCGCGACCGCAGCCAGCTACGGCGTCGACGCCCACGAAGCACAGAGCTCTGACGAGGTATACGAGTTGATCAAAGCCGGCATCGCCGACCGCGACCGACCCACCCTGATCAACGCCCGCACGACACCCGTGCCCGGCGGATTCGGCAGCTAG
- a CDS encoding FAD-binding oxidoreductase, whose translation MDDAIVSAFAEALHGGDAVAIDDATLAENAKDYWGFGRQPGLVLRPRSRDDVVAAVKVAAAHHVSLVARAGASNCSAGVMAGADRAVLDLTQMNRVLDINPTARTARVQPGVINFDLQQQLAPHKLVFSPDPVSAHLASIGGNIIENAGGPHALKYGVTYNHVLSVEAVLADGTVINLDAADDGPDLLGILIGSEGTLAILTEATVALRPIAPVTRSLMGSFTTARAAAETISAIIHTGTVPAAVEWLDRAGINGLQQFTDTGYPTDADAIVLIDVDGTAAEVDCDAAIVEKVLRQHATEVRRADDDEARAKLWYGRLHAPDAVVHSGKGFFIGDVTVPRQHIPEMQQAIQDAAKRHSDGLLFIAVTGHAGDGDLHPTTFYDKDNPNAATALEAANNEIIEAALKLDGTITGEHGVGTEKIQFMTKRFTPVEIAAQRILKQVFDPAQTFNPGIMLPDVSPEEPALPAFEAAVRAALEGQPSSAPHADGDDTTVEVNTGNLNLVVGAAVTLADLSRTLHEQGVICPAIPTEGLDRTVGEVIANATGEERLEVRHGLLGVEVVLPDGAAARFGGQNMKDVAGYDTKRLFIGGRNAFGTITSAVFKIAVVR comes from the coding sequence GTGGATGACGCGATCGTTTCGGCGTTTGCCGAAGCACTTCATGGCGGCGACGCGGTAGCCATTGACGATGCTACACTTGCCGAAAACGCCAAAGACTATTGGGGTTTCGGCCGACAACCCGGGCTGGTGTTGCGTCCGCGCAGTCGCGACGACGTCGTCGCCGCAGTCAAAGTTGCTGCTGCACACCATGTTTCGTTGGTCGCCCGCGCCGGCGCATCGAATTGCAGCGCCGGAGTCATGGCCGGGGCCGACCGCGCGGTGCTCGATCTGACCCAGATGAACCGGGTTCTCGACATCAACCCGACTGCCCGCACCGCCCGGGTACAGCCCGGTGTCATCAATTTCGATCTTCAGCAGCAGCTAGCCCCGCACAAACTGGTGTTCTCCCCCGACCCGGTCTCGGCACATCTGGCAAGCATCGGCGGCAACATCATCGAAAACGCCGGTGGGCCACACGCTCTCAAATACGGCGTCACCTACAACCACGTCCTCAGCGTCGAAGCGGTTCTGGCTGATGGCACCGTGATCAACCTCGACGCGGCCGACGACGGCCCGGACCTGCTCGGGATTCTGATCGGCTCGGAAGGCACCCTGGCGATCCTGACGGAGGCGACCGTCGCGTTGCGACCCATTGCGCCGGTCACGCGCAGCCTGATGGGCAGCTTCACCACCGCCCGGGCGGCAGCCGAAACCATCTCCGCGATCATCCACACCGGCACGGTGCCCGCGGCGGTCGAATGGCTCGACCGAGCCGGCATCAACGGCCTGCAGCAGTTCACCGACACCGGCTATCCCACCGACGCCGACGCGATCGTGCTCATCGACGTCGACGGGACCGCGGCCGAAGTCGACTGCGACGCCGCGATCGTCGAAAAGGTGTTGCGGCAACACGCCACCGAGGTGCGCCGCGCCGACGACGATGAAGCCCGCGCCAAGCTCTGGTATGGACGCCTGCACGCCCCCGACGCCGTCGTGCACAGCGGCAAGGGCTTCTTCATCGGTGACGTCACCGTCCCACGCCAACACATTCCGGAGATGCAGCAGGCCATCCAGGACGCCGCCAAACGACACTCCGACGGCCTGCTGTTCATCGCTGTGACCGGCCACGCCGGAGACGGGGACCTCCATCCGACGACCTTCTACGACAAGGACAACCCCAACGCGGCCACGGCGTTGGAGGCCGCCAATAACGAAATCATCGAAGCAGCACTGAAACTCGATGGCACCATCACCGGCGAGCACGGTGTCGGCACCGAGAAGATTCAATTCATGACCAAACGCTTCACCCCGGTCGAGATCGCCGCTCAGCGCATCCTCAAGCAGGTCTTCGATCCCGCGCAGACCTTCAACCCCGGCATCATGTTGCCCGACGTCTCGCCAGAAGAGCCCGCGCTGCCGGCATTCGAAGCCGCCGTGCGCGCGGCGCTCGAGGGCCAGCCGAGCTCCGCGCCCCACGCCGACGGTGACGACACCACGGTCGAGGTCAACACCGGCAACCTGAACCTTGTGGTCGGCGCAGCGGTCACGCTCGCCGATCTGTCGCGCACACTCCACGAGCAAGGTGTGATTTGCCCGGCCATCCCGACCGAGGGCCTCGACCGTACCGTCGGCGAAGTGATCGCCAACGCAACCGGCGAGGAACGCCTCGAGGTGCGCCACGGGCTGCTCGGCGTCGAGGTTGTCCTGCCCGACGGCGCCGCGGCCCGCTTCGGCGGCCAGAACATGAAAGACGTCGCGGGCTACGACACCAAACGGCTATTCATCGGCGGCAGAAATGCATTCGGGACGATCACCAGCGCTGTCTTCAAGATTGCGGTCGTACGGTAG
- a CDS encoding response regulator transcription factor has protein sequence MVATLRVLVVEDEPKMAALLRRGLIEDGYAVDLAADGPSGYEAAMVYDYDAVVLDVMLPGMSGFDICQKWRSGQKWVPVLMLTARGAVTDRVAGLDGGADDYLTKPFHLDELFARLRSLIRRGPTPRPTVLTVGALRADPASHRCWRGNLEILLTAKEFGLIELLMRRPGTVLTREMLVEHCWDFAYESRSNVVDVHIRALREKIDRPFRVRSIETVRGIGYRLRSDGGVPENAGR, from the coding sequence GTGGTGGCGACCCTGCGCGTACTGGTGGTGGAAGACGAGCCCAAGATGGCCGCCCTACTGCGCCGCGGTCTAATCGAAGACGGATACGCCGTCGACCTTGCCGCCGACGGACCCAGTGGCTACGAGGCCGCAATGGTCTATGACTACGACGCGGTGGTGCTCGACGTGATGCTGCCCGGCATGTCCGGTTTCGATATCTGCCAGAAATGGCGAAGCGGCCAGAAGTGGGTACCGGTGTTGATGCTCACCGCGCGCGGCGCTGTCACTGACCGAGTCGCCGGACTTGACGGCGGCGCCGACGACTACCTCACCAAGCCTTTCCACCTCGACGAGCTATTCGCCCGGCTGCGATCGCTGATCCGACGCGGGCCGACACCACGACCCACGGTGTTGACGGTCGGGGCACTGCGCGCCGATCCTGCCAGCCACCGATGCTGGCGAGGTAATCTCGAGATCCTTTTGACCGCAAAGGAATTCGGTCTCATTGAATTGCTTATGCGCCGGCCGGGCACGGTACTGACCCGAGAGATGTTGGTGGAGCACTGCTGGGACTTCGCCTACGAGTCACGTTCGAATGTCGTCGACGTCCATATCCGGGCGCTGCGGGAAAAGATCGACCGGCCGTTCAGGGTGCGTTCCATCGAGACTGTCCGGGGTATCGGCTATCGACTACGTTCCGACGGCGGTGTGCCCGAAAACGCGGGCCGATGA
- the chrA gene encoding chromate efflux transporter, whose amino-acid sequence MTESARDRPANPQHQSAEPESAGAVNFGRVLAYFLKLGAIGFGGPIASVGYMQRDLVEQRRWIDRQDFLDGVALGQTMPGPLAAQVAMWVGYLRRGALGAAAVAAAFVAPAFAIVVAVGAIYSHYSGSRVVQALFYGIAPAVMAIITIAAINLIKLTDRRDWRLWTISTAVFALTAFTGSEPVLVIVGAGVLMILLDARPRIRLRHRKSGDHVAKPDDNPKRMPLVIGLGMIAGGGTLAALAWFFLKTGAIVFGSGLAIVPFMRAGVVDQHHWLTNSQFLDSVAIGLITPGPVVISAGFIGYLVAGLPGAIVSSVAIFTPIYLGVVVPGHWFLRHRDNAQVRAFVAGATSAAGGALCGAVVVLTRQAVTDWMTATIAVVTLGLLWRFKIKEPYVVLVTGVLGLLVF is encoded by the coding sequence ATGACTGAGTCCGCCCGTGACCGACCGGCCAACCCGCAGCACCAGTCCGCAGAACCCGAATCCGCCGGAGCCGTCAACTTCGGGCGAGTTCTCGCATACTTCCTGAAGCTGGGTGCGATCGGTTTCGGCGGACCAATCGCCAGCGTTGGCTATATGCAACGTGACCTGGTCGAACAGCGTCGGTGGATTGACCGTCAAGACTTCCTCGATGGGGTAGCCCTCGGACAGACCATGCCCGGGCCGCTTGCGGCCCAAGTCGCGATGTGGGTCGGCTACTTGCGCCGCGGCGCCCTCGGTGCGGCCGCGGTGGCCGCAGCGTTCGTCGCACCCGCATTCGCGATCGTGGTGGCCGTGGGCGCCATCTACTCCCACTACTCAGGCTCGCGTGTCGTGCAGGCGCTGTTCTACGGAATCGCTCCGGCCGTGATGGCGATCATTACCATCGCTGCGATCAACCTGATCAAGCTAACCGACAGACGAGACTGGCGGCTCTGGACTATTAGCACGGCCGTATTCGCGCTTACCGCGTTCACCGGCTCCGAACCGGTCCTAGTAATCGTCGGGGCGGGCGTGCTAATGATTCTGCTTGACGCGCGGCCACGCATCCGCCTACGCCATCGCAAATCCGGAGACCACGTTGCCAAGCCGGACGATAACCCGAAACGGATGCCACTTGTGATCGGGCTGGGAATGATCGCTGGCGGCGGGACGCTGGCGGCTCTCGCGTGGTTCTTCTTGAAGACGGGTGCCATCGTGTTCGGATCCGGGCTGGCGATCGTGCCGTTCATGCGCGCCGGCGTCGTCGATCAGCACCATTGGCTCACCAACAGCCAGTTTCTCGATTCCGTAGCAATAGGATTGATCACCCCCGGGCCGGTCGTGATCAGCGCCGGGTTCATCGGCTACCTGGTTGCCGGATTGCCCGGCGCAATCGTCTCCAGCGTCGCCATCTTCACCCCGATCTACCTCGGCGTCGTCGTGCCCGGCCACTGGTTCTTGCGTCACCGCGATAACGCGCAAGTGCGCGCCTTCGTGGCTGGCGCCACATCCGCCGCCGGCGGTGCGCTCTGCGGCGCCGTCGTGGTGCTGACTCGACAAGCCGTCACCGACTGGATGACTGCGACGATCGCCGTGGTCACCCTCGGTCTACTGTGGCGCTTCAAGATTAAGGAACCCTATGTTGTGCTCGTCACGGGAGTGCTTGGGCTGCTTGTATTTTGA
- a CDS encoding chromate resistance protein ChrB domain-containing protein, translated as MKWATRAGIHIDRAACAWLIRRHIDESAEFIFLTDPVDLPTGATGFDMRGVDLSHHGGDCSFETILHRYDLQDPVLWKLAEVIHEADIDDERFDAPEAPGLDAALRGLSMVCTDDQIIEITGPIFDGLYEFFRRATLLGREPA; from the coding sequence ATGAAGTGGGCGACTCGAGCTGGTATCCACATCGACCGAGCTGCCTGCGCTTGGCTGATTCGCCGTCACATCGACGAGTCCGCCGAATTCATTTTCCTGACTGACCCGGTCGATCTGCCCACCGGGGCAACAGGTTTCGATATGCGCGGCGTCGACTTGTCCCACCACGGCGGTGACTGCAGCTTCGAAACGATCCTGCATCGCTATGACCTGCAGGACCCAGTGCTGTGGAAGCTCGCCGAGGTCATCCACGAGGCAGATATCGACGATGAGCGCTTCGACGCCCCCGAGGCACCGGGCCTGGACGCTGCTCTGCGCGGACTGTCGATGGTCTGCACCGACGATCAGATCATCGAGATCACCGGCCCTATTTTCGATGGGTTATACGAATTCTTCCGGCGAGCAACACTTCTCGGTCGCGAACCCGCCTGA
- a CDS encoding PepSY domain-containing protein, producing MRVRTKIGMGVASAAILATLGVGIAVADDQEVTGPAADQARTAAVQAIPGKAGKVEKETNEGAAYYGVLVTKPDGTQVEVHLDQGFHFVGTEAPDND from the coding sequence ATGAGGGTCAGAACGAAGATCGGCATGGGTGTCGCAAGCGCCGCCATCCTGGCAACCCTCGGCGTCGGCATCGCCGTTGCCGACGACCAGGAGGTCACCGGACCTGCCGCAGATCAGGCTCGCACCGCAGCGGTACAAGCGATACCGGGTAAAGCCGGAAAGGTCGAAAAGGAAACCAACGAGGGAGCCGCCTATTACGGCGTACTCGTCACTAAGCCCGACGGCACTCAGGTGGAAGTGCACCTGGATCAGGGCTTCCATTTCGTGGGCACTGAAGCCCCGGATAACGACTGA
- a CDS encoding ATP-binding protein: MMHRWPIRIRLTAAFTAVMALVLLAVGALTVVHTKESLDEAITESLSHRLANLRPVVSSADPMLVGGNPDTAQQIIGADRQILAATPNLAGQAALTPAEVDVARRGQLVADRSHLGNLEGPVRVAAGPAPGDRVVVAAQSLADRDAAVADLRNELVTGLPIVLLAAAGGAYLLGAAALRPVERMRARAAGISATDTHARLPVPPARDEIHYLGTTFNDLLQRLQDALERERQFVSDAGHELRTPLSLLTTELELALRRPRSNPELVTAIRSALDETTRLSRLARDLLTVADTGISAKPPIIDLSRRLREIGERYRHSLDGRLHIVCPTDQYVCADPNDVDRIVGNLIDNATEHGDPPITIRVQPIEDGVEIRVGDHGPGFPSDFLPQAFHRFTRADAARTTGGSGLGLAIVETLTRRNHGTVTAQNRPAGGAEITILLAAASGSPP; this comes from the coding sequence ATGATGCACCGCTGGCCGATCCGGATCAGGCTAACGGCCGCGTTCACCGCGGTGATGGCGCTCGTACTGCTGGCTGTCGGGGCCTTGACGGTTGTCCACACGAAGGAATCGCTGGATGAAGCGATCACCGAGTCGTTGTCACACCGACTGGCTAACCTGCGCCCGGTCGTATCCTCGGCCGATCCAATGTTGGTCGGAGGCAATCCCGACACCGCGCAGCAGATAATCGGCGCAGACCGTCAGATATTGGCCGCGACCCCAAATCTCGCCGGGCAGGCGGCACTGACACCAGCCGAGGTCGACGTCGCCCGCCGCGGGCAACTGGTCGCCGATCGCTCGCATCTTGGCAATCTGGAGGGTCCGGTGCGGGTGGCAGCCGGACCGGCCCCCGGCGATCGCGTCGTTGTAGCGGCTCAGAGTCTTGCCGACCGCGACGCCGCGGTAGCGGACCTGCGCAACGAACTGGTCACCGGTCTCCCAATCGTTTTGCTAGCCGCCGCAGGGGGCGCGTATCTGCTGGGCGCCGCCGCCCTTCGACCCGTCGAACGCATGCGCGCCCGCGCCGCCGGCATCAGCGCGACCGACACGCATGCCCGCCTACCCGTTCCGCCAGCGCGTGACGAAATCCACTATCTTGGCACGACTTTCAATGACCTACTGCAACGGCTCCAAGACGCGCTAGAGCGAGAACGACAATTTGTCAGCGATGCGGGTCACGAACTTCGAACCCCCCTTAGCCTGCTGACCACCGAACTGGAGCTTGCGCTGCGGCGTCCACGCAGCAATCCCGAATTGGTCACCGCGATTCGCTCGGCCCTGGATGAGACTACCCGGCTGTCCCGTCTGGCGCGCGACCTGCTTACCGTTGCAGACACTGGGATTTCGGCCAAGCCGCCGATCATTGACCTAAGCAGGCGTCTGCGGGAGATCGGCGAGCGCTACCGTCACAGCCTCGACGGCCGACTCCATATCGTGTGCCCCACTGACCAATACGTCTGCGCCGACCCCAACGACGTCGATCGGATCGTCGGCAACCTCATCGATAACGCGACCGAGCACGGCGATCCACCTATCACCATCCGGGTCCAGCCCATCGAAGACGGTGTAGAGATCCGCGTCGGCGACCATGGTCCCGGATTCCCATCCGATTTTCTCCCACAGGCCTTCCACCGATTTACCCGTGCCGACGCCGCGCGGACCACCGGAGGGAGCGGACTCGGACTAGCCATCGTCGAGACCCTCACGCGCCGAAACCACGGCACGGTGACCGCCCAAAACCGCCCGGCTGGTGGCGCTGAAATCACCATTCTGCTCGCAGCTGCGTCTGGCAGTCCTCCATGA